The following is a genomic window from Longimicrobiaceae bacterium.
GGCGCCGTCGGGCGCGCACCAGCAGCCGTGGACCTTCGTCGTGGTGGAGGACGCGGAGACCCGGGCGAGGATCCGGGAGGCGGCGGAGGCGGAGGAGAGGGACTTCTACGACCGGAGGGCGCCCGCGGACTGGCTGGAGGCGCTGGCGCCGCTGGGGACCGACTTCAACAAGACGCACATCACCGACGCGCCCTACGTCGTCGTCCTGTTCCGGCACCTGTACGGCCTCGGCGCGGACGGGAGCCGGCGGACGTACTACTACACCACGGAGAGCTGCGGCATCGCGGCGGGGTTCTTCATCGCGGCGATCCACCAGATGGGGCTCGCCACGCTGACCCATACCCCGTCCCCGATGGGATTCCTGTCCGAGCTGCTGGAGCGCCCGGTGAACGAGAAGCCGTTCCTGCTGATGCCCGTGGGCTACCCGGCGCCGGACGCCCGGGTGCCGGACCTCGCGCGGAAGCCGCTGGAGGAGATCAGCGTCTGGAAGTGAGGAGGCTCAGGGGAGCTGGGCGCGCTCAGGAGCCGGGGTCGGCTGCGAAGAACCGGGTGAACCCACGCGCTTCGAGTCCGGCCCGCAACGTCCTGTCCCCGGTCCACAGCAGGCCTTCCAGTTCGAGCGCGAGCGCTACGTGCGGGGTGTCGGTCTGGTCCACGTCTCGGCAGAGCTCGTAAGCCCGGCCCCAGTTCTCCGGCGCGATCTGGTCTTCCCTGTAGAGTTGTAGCCGCCGAAGGAGAACGTGGTACAGGCGCGCCAGATCGGCCTCCTCTAGCCGACTCGCCCTCAGGATCCGATCCTTGTGGCGAAACAGCTCCACCAGGACGCTCTCGCAGACGTAGAACGTGTGCTCGGACTGGAGGAGGACCTCCGAGAAGCGGCTGTGCTCCCTCAGCAGGGCAGAGAAAACGATGTTCGTGTCGACGACTACGGAGGCGGGCGCGTCAGGCATCTACGTCCGCTCGGGGACGTTGCCACGGAGACGTTCCCATAGCCCCGCATCGACCTCGCTGGACAGCGCTTCAACGTCCGACTCGGACAGGTGGCTGCGGCGGCGGATGGACTCCAGCTCCAGGTAGTCCAGGAACCTGGAGACCTGCTCCTGGTCCAGGGCATCGCGACTCACGCGCACGACGAGGTCGCGGTCGTCGACCTCGATCCTGTAGGCGGGCTCGCCAGCCATCGCGCACACTCCTTCGGCGGGGGTGACCTGCAGGATAATACAACGGAATGGCCGTGACGTGCCAGGCGTCCTCGGAGCGCGGCGGGCTGCACAGCGTCGGCAGGCGGACGTCCACGGGGCGGGCTACTGCGGGAGCGGGCGCTCCAGCTCCGCACGGATCGCCGTGGCCAGCTCCGCCAGCCGGAGCGCCTGATCGGGCGTGGGCGCCGCGCGCCCCACGAGGACGTCCTCCGCCTCCCGCGCGAGCCGCGACGCTTCGGCGAACCCGAACCCGCCGACGGCACCGGCCAGCTTGTGGGCCTCGTGCTCAGCCCGGCGGCGCAGCTCCTCGTCCAGCCGGTCGTCGGCCAGCGCGCGGGCGGCCTCCTCCACCGCGTCCACGCGGGCGAAGATGGCGTCGCGGTACTTGTTCCACAGCGCGCCGACGGCGGAGGCGAGCTGCGCCGCGGCCGTGTCCGGGGATTCCGACCCGGTCTCCGTTCCGGGAAGACTCGTCACGTGTCGGACTACTTCCTTTCGGTCCAGGGGGTGGGGAGATCGGGGAGGCCCGCGGCGGGGAGGGCGGACGTGGGCCCCGCTCCGGGGGCGGGGGTCAGCCGTCCCAACCGAGCGCGTGCGAGACGTCGCGCGCCAGGGTGAGGGGATCGAAGGGCTTGGGGAGGACGCCCGCCACCCCCAGCTCCGCGAAGCGCTCGCGGTCCGCGGGGCGGGCCTTGGCCGTGAGGAGGAGGACGGGAATGCTGCGGGTGGCGGGGTCGGCCTGGAGCGCCCGGAAGGTAGCGGGGCCGTCCATCTCCGGCATCATCACGTCGAGGAGGATGGCGTCGGGGTGGTCGGAGGCGGCCCGGCGCACGCCCTCCTCCCCGGACGCGGCCGAGCAGACCACCCAGCCGCCCACCATCTCCAGGCTGAGCTGGGCGACCTCGCGGACGTCGGCCTCGTCGTCGACCAGCAGGATGCGCTTCGTGGGCAAGGGGCTCCGCGGGTGGCGCCCCGGTGGGGACGGGGCAAGGAGAAACCCGCGGGCACGTGGGCCCGCGGGTTCGCGTCTGTTGTCGGGTGCCGAAAGATCGGACGGGGGGTAGGAGGCGTCAATCCCGGCCCGCAGCCCCCGGCAAAACGCGTGAGATCAACAGCTTGAGCGGCGGAGGCTCCGGCGGTGCGGCGGACGGAG
Proteins encoded in this region:
- a CDS encoding PIN domain-containing protein; amino-acid sequence: MPDAPASVVVDTNIVFSALLREHSRFSEVLLQSEHTFYVCESVLVELFRHKDRILRASRLEEADLARLYHVLLRRLQLYREDQIAPENWGRAYELCRDVDQTDTPHVALALELEGLLWTGDRTLRAGLEARGFTRFFAADPGS
- a CDS encoding Hpt domain-containing protein produces the protein MTSLPGTETGSESPDTAAAQLASAVGALWNKYRDAIFARVDAVEEAARALADDRLDEELRRRAEHEAHKLAGAVGGFGFAEASRLAREAEDVLVGRAAPTPDQALRLAELATAIRAELERPLPQ
- a CDS encoding response regulator is translated as MPTKRILLVDDEADVREVAQLSLEMVGGWVVCSAASGEEGVRRAASDHPDAILLDVMMPEMDGPATFRALQADPATRSIPVLLLTAKARPADRERFAELGVAGVLPKPFDPLTLARDVSHALGWDG
- a CDS encoding nitroreductase family protein, with amino-acid sequence MPTADYPFRALGFERLPAAEMERRARDFYAEMDRRRTVRAFSSDPVPRELIEYAVRVGGTAPSGAHQQPWTFVVVEDAETRARIREAAEAEERDFYDRRAPADWLEALAPLGTDFNKTHITDAPYVVVLFRHLYGLGADGSRRTYYYTTESCGIAAGFFIAAIHQMGLATLTHTPSPMGFLSELLERPVNEKPFLLMPVGYPAPDARVPDLARKPLEEISVWK